The following are encoded in a window of Streptomyces sp. Go-475 genomic DNA:
- a CDS encoding dipeptidase, protein MSQTPDSVVRTYIERHRGAFLDDLAEWLRIPSVSAQPDHAPDVRRSADWLAGKLTETGFPTAEVWETPGAPAVYAEWPCDDPRAPTVLVYGHHDVQPAAREDGWDSEPFDPVVRGNRLYARGAADDKGQVFFHTLGVRAHLAATGRTTPAVHLKLLIEGEEESGSPHFRALVEQHAERLAADAVIVSDTGMWSEDTPTVCTGMRGLAECEIRLHGPDQDIHSGSFGGAVPNPATAAARLVAALHDEHARVAIPGFYDGVIELTDRERELFAELPFDERQWLRAAKSYATQGEAGYSTLERVWARPTAEVNGIGGGYQGPGSKTIVPSSAMVKLSFRLVAGQDPGHVEKAVRAWAEQQVPDGIRCEITFHGATRPCLTPLDHPALQSVARAMGRAFEKPVRFTREGGSGPAADLQDVLGAPVLFLGISVPSDGWHAPNEKVELDLLLKGVETTAYLWGDLAEHWRHAP, encoded by the coding sequence ATGAGCCAGACCCCGGACAGCGTCGTCCGTACGTACATCGAGCGGCACCGCGGCGCCTTCCTCGACGACCTCGCCGAGTGGCTGCGGATCCCGTCGGTGTCGGCCCAGCCGGACCACGCGCCCGACGTACGACGCAGCGCCGACTGGCTCGCCGGCAAGCTGACGGAGACCGGCTTCCCGACGGCCGAGGTCTGGGAGACTCCGGGCGCGCCGGCCGTCTACGCCGAGTGGCCCTGTGACGACCCGCGGGCGCCCACCGTGCTGGTCTACGGCCACCACGACGTGCAGCCCGCCGCCCGCGAGGACGGCTGGGACAGCGAGCCCTTCGATCCGGTCGTGCGCGGAAACCGCCTCTACGCGCGCGGGGCGGCCGACGACAAGGGCCAGGTCTTCTTCCACACCCTCGGGGTTCGCGCCCACCTCGCCGCCACCGGCCGTACCACCCCGGCCGTGCACTTGAAGCTGCTGATCGAGGGAGAGGAGGAGTCCGGCTCGCCGCACTTCCGGGCCCTGGTCGAGCAGCACGCCGAGCGGCTCGCCGCCGACGCCGTGATCGTCTCCGACACCGGCATGTGGTCCGAGGACACCCCCACGGTGTGCACGGGCATGCGCGGCCTCGCCGAGTGCGAGATACGGCTGCACGGCCCCGACCAGGACATCCACTCCGGTTCCTTCGGCGGCGCCGTGCCCAACCCGGCGACCGCCGCGGCCCGCCTGGTCGCCGCCCTGCACGACGAGCACGCGCGCGTGGCGATCCCGGGCTTCTACGACGGCGTGATCGAACTCACCGACCGCGAGCGGGAACTCTTCGCCGAACTCCCCTTCGACGAGCGGCAGTGGCTGCGCGCGGCCAAGTCGTACGCCACCCAGGGCGAGGCCGGATACAGCACCCTGGAGCGCGTCTGGGCCCGCCCCACCGCCGAGGTCAACGGCATCGGGGGCGGCTACCAGGGCCCGGGCAGCAAGACGATCGTCCCGTCCTCCGCCATGGTGAAGCTGTCCTTCCGGCTGGTGGCGGGCCAGGACCCCGGCCATGTCGAGAAGGCCGTCCGGGCCTGGGCCGAGCAGCAGGTGCCCGACGGGATCCGCTGCGAGATCACGTTCCACGGGGCCACCCGCCCGTGCCTCACGCCGCTGGACCACCCCGCCCTCCAGTCGGTCGCCCGCGCGATGGGCCGGGCCTTCGAGAAGCCGGTCCGCTTCACGCGCGAGGGCGGCTCCGGACCGGCGGCGGACCTCCAGGACGTCCTCGGCGCCCCCGTGCTCTTCCTCGGCATCTCCGTCCCGTCCGACGGCTGGCACGCCCCGAACGAGAAAGTGGAGCTCGACCTGCTCCTGAAGGGCGTGGAGACCACCGCCTACCTGTGGGGTGACCTCGCCGAGCACTGGCGCCATGCCCCCTGA
- a CDS encoding ATP-dependent DNA helicase → MPARITDPEQLKELLGIPFTPEQTACITAPPAPQVIVAGAGSGKTTVMAARVVWLVGTGQVAPEQVLGLTFTNKAAAELAERVRKALVKAGVTDPDAIDPDNPPGEPVISTYHAFAGRLLTDHGLRIGLEPTSRLLADATRFQLAARVLRESPGPYPALTRSFADLVGDLLALDAELAEHLVRPEALRAYDAELLLALRGAKLTNADLRKVPEAAAARRELAELVTRYRAAKRERDLLDFGDQIALSAQLARIPEVGRVLRDEFRVVLLDEYQDTSVAQRVLLAGLFGEGTGHPVTAVGDPCQAIYGWRGASVANLDDFPEHFAHADGRPATRQALSENRRSGGRLLDLANNLAEPLRALHAGVEALRPAPGAERDGMVRCALLRTHAEEIDWAADSVAHLVRTGTPPGEIAVLCRTATDFAEIQGALVARDIPVEVVGLSGLLHLPEVADLVAVCEVLQDPGANASLVRLLTGPRWRIGPRDLALLGRRARLLVSHARVEGDDDPDRRLAEAVEGVDPSEVISLADALDTFLETPLDGRGDDDGLPFSPDARVRFARLATELRELRRSLADPLMDVLHRVLAVTGLEVELSASPHALAARRRETLSNFLDIAASFAAGDNEATLLAFLGFLRTAAQYEKGLDNALPGGENTVKVLTAHKSKGLEWDVVVVPGLVTGTFPSSQGREKWTSQGKVLPHGLRGDADTLPDVPSWDARGLKAFHEAMKDHQHTEELRLGYVTFTRPRSLLLGSGHWWGPTQKKRRGPSPFLQALYEHCEAGYGEIEAWADEPAEDEENPALHQATADQIWPLPLDETALARRRAAAETVLAHLEDLASHEDGHPAAVHDPDALDDPEWPPPPEDDEPPFDEPDAFGEPDPFDERDPFDERDPFDERDAFDERDPFDEPDPFEENPFDAAPADRDAVPAAGPTVPHQAAPPEATGARPRPGQPAPPALTPEEARTIASWDRDLDALTGELLRARDSVTEVPLPASLTASELLRLAADPDGFAQELARPMPRPPQPAARRGTRFHAWVEARFEELTLPMLEPEELPGSDAEIADERDLAALRDAFERTAYAHRTPYRVEAPFQLAIAGRVVRGRIDAVYKEGDGEDATYEIVDWKTNRSRTADPLQLAVYRLAWAEQQGVPPESVTAAFLYVRTGEVVRPEELPDRAALERLLLDEPSGGETGGRSAGRSGEEPHSEDVSAGR, encoded by the coding sequence GTGCCAGCCCGTATCACCGATCCCGAACAGCTCAAGGAGCTCCTCGGCATCCCGTTCACCCCGGAGCAGACGGCCTGCATCACCGCGCCGCCCGCCCCGCAGGTGATCGTGGCCGGAGCCGGCTCGGGCAAGACGACGGTGATGGCGGCACGCGTGGTGTGGCTGGTCGGCACCGGCCAGGTCGCCCCCGAGCAGGTGCTCGGCCTCACCTTCACCAACAAGGCCGCCGCCGAACTCGCCGAGCGCGTCCGCAAGGCACTCGTCAAGGCCGGCGTCACCGACCCGGACGCCATCGACCCGGACAACCCGCCGGGCGAGCCGGTGATCTCCACGTACCACGCCTTCGCCGGCCGCCTGCTCACCGACCACGGCCTGCGCATCGGCCTCGAGCCCACGTCCCGGCTGCTCGCCGACGCCACCCGATTCCAGCTCGCCGCGCGCGTCCTGCGCGAATCCCCCGGGCCCTATCCGGCCCTGACCCGGTCCTTCGCGGACCTCGTCGGCGACCTCCTCGCCCTCGACGCCGAACTCGCCGAGCACCTCGTACGTCCCGAGGCGCTGCGCGCGTACGACGCCGAGCTGCTGCTGGCCCTGCGCGGCGCCAAGCTCACCAACGCCGACCTGCGCAAAGTGCCCGAGGCCGCCGCCGCCCGCCGCGAGCTGGCCGAGCTGGTGACCCGCTACCGGGCCGCCAAGCGCGAGCGGGACCTGCTCGACTTCGGTGACCAGATCGCCCTGTCGGCACAGCTCGCGCGGATCCCCGAGGTGGGCCGCGTCCTGCGCGACGAGTTCCGGGTGGTCCTCCTCGACGAGTACCAGGACACCTCGGTCGCCCAACGTGTCCTCCTCGCGGGCCTCTTCGGCGAAGGCACCGGCCACCCCGTCACCGCCGTCGGCGACCCCTGCCAGGCGATCTACGGCTGGCGCGGCGCCTCGGTCGCCAACCTCGACGACTTCCCCGAGCACTTCGCGCACGCCGACGGCCGTCCCGCGACCCGCCAGGCGCTCAGCGAGAACCGCCGCAGCGGCGGCCGCCTCCTCGACCTCGCCAACAACCTCGCCGAGCCGCTGCGCGCCCTGCACGCGGGCGTGGAGGCCCTCCGCCCGGCCCCCGGCGCCGAACGCGACGGCATGGTCCGCTGCGCCCTGCTGCGCACCCACGCCGAGGAGATCGACTGGGCCGCCGACTCCGTCGCCCACCTCGTGCGGACCGGGACCCCGCCCGGCGAGATCGCCGTCCTGTGCCGCACGGCGACCGACTTCGCCGAGATCCAGGGCGCCCTGGTCGCCCGGGACATCCCCGTCGAGGTCGTCGGCCTGTCCGGCCTGCTGCACCTGCCCGAGGTCGCCGACCTCGTCGCCGTCTGCGAAGTCCTCCAGGACCCCGGCGCCAACGCCTCCCTGGTGCGCCTGCTGACCGGCCCGCGCTGGCGCATCGGCCCCCGCGACCTCGCCCTCCTGGGGCGCCGCGCCCGGCTTCTGGTGTCCCACGCGCGCGTGGAGGGCGACGACGACCCGGACCGCCGTCTGGCCGAGGCCGTCGAGGGGGTCGACCCGTCCGAGGTGATCTCACTCGCGGACGCCCTCGACACGTTCCTGGAGACGCCCCTGGACGGCCGCGGGGACGACGACGGACTGCCCTTCTCGCCCGACGCGCGCGTGCGCTTCGCCCGGCTCGCCACCGAGCTGCGCGAGCTGCGCCGCTCCCTGGCCGACCCGCTGATGGACGTCCTGCACCGCGTCCTCGCCGTCACCGGCCTGGAAGTCGAGCTGTCCGCGTCCCCGCACGCCCTGGCCGCCCGCAGGCGCGAGACCCTGTCCAACTTCCTGGACATCGCCGCCTCCTTCGCCGCCGGCGACAACGAGGCGACCCTGCTGGCCTTCCTCGGCTTCCTGCGCACCGCCGCCCAGTACGAGAAGGGCCTCGACAACGCCCTCCCCGGCGGCGAGAACACCGTCAAGGTGCTCACCGCCCACAAGTCCAAGGGCCTGGAATGGGACGTCGTGGTCGTCCCCGGCCTGGTCACCGGCACCTTCCCGAGCAGCCAGGGCCGCGAGAAGTGGACGTCCCAGGGCAAGGTCCTGCCGCACGGACTGCGCGGCGACGCCGACACCCTGCCCGACGTGCCCTCCTGGGACGCCAGGGGCCTGAAGGCCTTCCACGAGGCCATGAAGGACCACCAGCACACCGAGGAACTCCGCCTCGGCTACGTCACCTTCACCCGCCCCCGCTCCCTGCTCCTCGGCTCCGGCCACTGGTGGGGGCCCACCCAGAAGAAGCGCCGCGGACCGTCCCCGTTCCTCCAGGCCCTCTACGAGCACTGCGAGGCCGGGTACGGCGAGATCGAGGCCTGGGCGGACGAACCCGCCGAGGACGAGGAGAACCCTGCCCTCCACCAGGCCACGGCCGACCAGATCTGGCCCCTGCCGCTGGACGAGACGGCCCTGGCCCGCCGCCGCGCCGCCGCCGAGACCGTCCTGGCCCACCTGGAGGACCTCGCGTCCCACGAGGACGGGCACCCCGCGGCCGTGCACGACCCCGACGCCCTCGACGACCCGGAGTGGCCCCCGCCGCCCGAGGACGACGAGCCACCGTTCGACGAACCGGACGCGTTCGGGGAACCGGACCCGTTCGACGAGCGGGATCCCTTCGACGAGCGGGATCCCTTCGACGAGCGGGACGCCTTCGACGAGCGGGACCCCTTCGATGAACCGGACCCGTTCGAAGAGAACCCGTTCGACGCGGCCCCGGCGGACCGGGACGCTGTGCCCGCCGCCGGCCCCACCGTTCCTCACCAGGCGGCGCCGCCGGAAGCGACGGGAGCGCGCCCCCGCCCCGGGCAGCCCGCGCCCCCGGCCCTCACCCCGGAGGAAGCCCGCACCATCGCCTCCTGGGACCGCGACCTCGACGCCCTCACCGGCGAGCTCCTGCGCGCCCGCGACAGCGTCACCGAAGTGCCCCTGCCCGCCTCGCTCACGGCGTCCGAGCTGCTGCGCCTGGCCGCCGACCCGGACGGCTTCGCGCAGGAGCTGGCCCGCCCCATGCCCCGGCCGCCCCAGCCCGCCGCCCGCAGGGGCACCCGCTTCCACGCCTGGGTCGAGGCCCGCTTCGAAGAGCTGACGCTGCCCATGCTGGAGCCGGAGGAACTGCCCGGCAGCGACGCCGAGATCGCGGACGAACGGGACCTGGCGGCCCTGAGGGACGCCTTCGAGCGCACGGCGTACGCGCACCGCACGCCCTACCGGGTCGAAGCCCCCTTCCAGCTCGCGATCGCCGGCCGCGTCGTCCGGGGCCGCATCGACGCCGTCTACAAGGAGGGCGACGGGGAGGACGCGACGTACGAGATCGTCGACTGGAAGACCAACCGCTCCCGCACCGCGGACCCGCTCCAGCTCGCCGTCTACCGCCTCGCCTGGGCCGAGCAGCAGGGCGTGCCCCCGGAGTCGGTCACGGCGGCGTTCCTGTACGTGCGCACCGGGGAGGTCGTACGCCCCGAGGAACTGCCGGACCGCGCCGCCCTGGAGCGGCTGCTGCTGGACGAACCGTCCGGTGGGGAAACCGGTGGGCGATCCGCAGGGCGGTCCGGTGAGGAACCACACTCCGAGGACGTCAGTGCGGGCCGATAG
- a CDS encoding ATP-dependent DNA helicase, which produces MSSSSSTSGLSHPRVRRGSRGAYRLVRTPPARVDPPLLDASQRSVVDHTAGPLLVLAGPGTGKTTTLVESVAERIARGGDPERVLVLTFSRRAAVELRDRLALRTGAARAPQATTFHSFCYALVRAHQDSDLFVEPLRLLSGPEQDVSVRELLAGQVELERLGLAHVRWPDELRACLTTRGFADEVRAVLARTRELGLGPDALDAFARRTGRPDWRAAAAFLAEYLDVLDLQGVIDYAELVHRAVLLARRPEVAARLAARYDAVYVDEYQDTDPAQVRLLHALAGGGRTLVAFGDPDQSIYAFRGADVNGILEFPHAFPRADGRPAPVAVLRTSRRSGAALLAATRLLTQRMPLTRLPAEKVCAHRELAPVRDGGRVEAYTYPTAGTELDNIADILRRAHLEDGVPWSEMAVLVRAGSRTIPTVRRALSAAGVPVDVDGDDVPLRHEPAVAPLLTALRAVASAEVARADAPADTASGESGPGWLDTETALALLTSPLASMDAADLRRLGRALRDEERAAGNPLPPPSDVLLAQALAEPERLAVHDPAYARGAQRLGALLRKARERLAGGGTAEEALWDLWEGTPWPGRLERAARRGGASGRNADRDLDAVCALFATAARAEERSGGRGALNFLEEIDAEDIAADTLTRRAVRPDAVRLMTAHRSKGLEWRLVVVAGVQEGLWPDLRRRGSLLEADRIGRDGLAEPLTPGALLAEERRLFYVAATRARERLVVTAVKAPADDGDQPSRFLTELGVEPKDVTGRPRRPLSVAALVAELRATTVDPRVSDALREAAARRLARLAALADEDGRPLVPSAHPYRWWGMFEPTESKVPLRNRDQPVVLSGSALDQLANTCALQWFLGREVKADAPATAAQGFGNVVHVLADEVASGRTPADLSVLMERLDSVWNALAFDAPWKSEQEKDNARVALERFLRWHVMDRTGRTPVASEHDFDVTLEAGDYQVRIRGQMDRVEADGEGRAYVVDFKTGKQAPTGKEVERHPQLAVYQLAVREGAVDDVFDGVRPEPGGAELVHLRQGAAQRDGGEALPKVQAQEPLQGEWVGDLLATAAGKVLDERFTPTAGQHCTHCAFRASCSARQEGRHVVE; this is translated from the coding sequence GTGAGCTCCTCTTCCTCCACCAGCGGCCTGTCGCACCCCCGGGTGCGGCGGGGGAGCCGTGGCGCTTACCGACTGGTACGTACCCCTCCTGCCCGCGTGGACCCCCCTCTTTTGGACGCCTCGCAGCGCTCCGTGGTTGACCACACGGCCGGCCCGCTGCTCGTCCTCGCAGGCCCTGGCACGGGCAAGACCACCACGCTCGTCGAGTCCGTCGCCGAGCGGATCGCCCGGGGCGGCGACCCCGAGCGCGTCCTGGTGCTCACGTTCAGCCGCCGCGCGGCCGTCGAACTGCGCGACCGCCTGGCCCTGCGCACCGGGGCGGCCCGCGCTCCCCAGGCGACCACCTTCCACTCGTTCTGCTACGCACTGGTCCGAGCCCACCAGGACAGCGACCTGTTCGTGGAGCCGCTGCGGCTGCTGTCCGGCCCCGAGCAGGACGTCTCCGTGCGCGAGCTGCTCGCGGGCCAGGTGGAGCTGGAGCGGCTCGGGCTCGCGCACGTGCGCTGGCCGGACGAGCTGCGCGCCTGCCTGACCACGCGCGGTTTCGCCGACGAGGTCCGCGCGGTCCTCGCCCGCACCCGTGAACTCGGCCTCGGGCCCGACGCCCTGGACGCCTTCGCCCGCCGCACGGGACGCCCCGACTGGCGCGCCGCGGCCGCCTTCCTCGCCGAGTACCTCGACGTGCTCGACCTGCAGGGCGTGATCGACTACGCGGAACTCGTCCACCGCGCGGTGCTCCTCGCCCGCCGCCCCGAGGTCGCAGCCCGGCTCGCCGCCCGGTACGACGCCGTCTACGTCGACGAGTACCAGGACACCGATCCCGCCCAGGTGCGACTGCTGCACGCCCTGGCCGGCGGCGGCCGCACCCTGGTCGCCTTCGGTGACCCCGACCAGTCGATCTACGCGTTCCGCGGGGCGGACGTGAACGGCATCCTGGAGTTCCCGCACGCCTTCCCGCGCGCGGACGGCCGTCCGGCCCCCGTGGCGGTGCTGCGCACATCCCGCCGCTCCGGCGCCGCCCTGCTGGCCGCCACCCGGCTGCTGACCCAGCGCATGCCGCTGACCCGGCTGCCCGCCGAGAAGGTATGCGCCCATCGCGAACTCGCCCCCGTCCGGGACGGCGGCCGCGTCGAGGCGTACACGTATCCGACGGCCGGCACGGAGCTGGACAACATCGCCGACATCCTCCGCAGGGCCCACTTGGAGGACGGCGTCCCGTGGAGCGAGATGGCCGTCCTGGTGCGCGCCGGCTCCCGGACCATCCCGACGGTCCGCCGCGCCCTGTCGGCGGCGGGCGTCCCCGTGGACGTCGACGGCGACGACGTGCCGCTGCGCCACGAACCGGCCGTGGCGCCGCTGCTGACGGCGCTTCGGGCGGTGGCCTCGGCCGAGGTGGCGCGGGCCGACGCGCCCGCGGACACCGCCTCCGGCGAGTCCGGGCCCGGCTGGCTCGACACCGAGACCGCCCTCGCCCTCCTCACCTCCCCCCTGGCGAGCATGGACGCCGCCGACCTGCGCCGCCTCGGCCGGGCCCTGCGGGACGAGGAGCGGGCCGCCGGCAATCCGCTGCCACCGCCCTCCGACGTGCTGCTCGCGCAGGCCCTCGCGGAGCCGGAGCGCCTCGCCGTGCACGACCCCGCGTACGCGCGTGGCGCCCAGCGCCTCGGCGCGCTGCTGCGCAAGGCCAGGGAGCGGCTGGCCGGCGGCGGCACGGCCGAGGAGGCGCTGTGGGACCTCTGGGAGGGCACGCCGTGGCCCGGCCGGCTGGAGCGGGCCGCCCGCCGGGGCGGGGCCTCCGGGCGCAACGCGGACCGCGACCTGGACGCGGTCTGCGCCCTGTTCGCGACCGCTGCCCGCGCCGAGGAGCGCTCCGGCGGCCGGGGCGCGCTGAACTTCCTGGAGGAGATCGACGCCGAGGACATCGCCGCCGACACCCTCACCCGGCGTGCCGTACGCCCCGACGCCGTCCGCCTGATGACCGCGCACCGCTCCAAGGGCCTGGAATGGCGCCTCGTGGTCGTCGCGGGCGTCCAGGAGGGCCTGTGGCCGGACCTGCGCCGCCGCGGCTCCCTGCTGGAGGCCGACCGCATCGGCCGCGACGGACTCGCCGAACCCCTCACCCCCGGCGCCCTGCTCGCCGAAGAACGCCGCCTGTTCTACGTGGCCGCCACACGCGCGCGTGAACGGCTCGTCGTCACGGCGGTCAAGGCCCCCGCGGACGACGGCGACCAGCCCTCCCGGTTCCTGACCGAACTCGGCGTCGAACCCAAGGACGTCACCGGGCGCCCCCGCCGCCCCCTGTCCGTCGCGGCACTCGTCGCCGAACTGCGCGCCACCACGGTCGACCCGCGCGTCTCCGACGCCCTGAGGGAGGCCGCCGCCCGCCGGCTGGCCCGGCTCGCCGCCCTCGCCGACGAGGACGGCCGCCCCCTGGTGCCCTCCGCGCACCCCTACCGCTGGTGGGGCATGTTCGAGCCGACCGAGTCCAAGGTGCCGCTGCGCAACCGCGACCAGCCCGTGGTGCTCTCCGGCAGCGCGCTCGACCAGCTCGCCAACACCTGCGCCCTGCAGTGGTTCCTGGGCCGCGAGGTGAAGGCCGACGCGCCCGCGACCGCCGCGCAAGGGTTCGGCAACGTGGTGCACGTCCTCGCCGACGAGGTCGCCTCCGGACGCACCCCGGCCGACCTCTCCGTCCTCATGGAACGCCTCGACTCCGTGTGGAACGCCCTCGCCTTCGACGCGCCCTGGAAGTCGGAGCAGGAGAAGGACAACGCGCGCGTGGCGCTCGAACGCTTCCTGAGGTGGCACGTCATGGACCGCACCGGGCGCACCCCGGTGGCCAGCGAGCACGACTTCGACGTCACCCTCGAAGCGGGCGACTACCAGGTGCGCATCCGCGGCCAGATGGACCGCGTCGAGGCCGACGGCGAGGGCCGCGCGTACGTCGTCGACTTCAAGACCGGCAAGCAGGCGCCCACCGGGAAGGAGGTGGAGCGCCACCCGCAGCTCGCCGTCTACCAGCTGGCCGTCCGGGAGGGCGCCGTCGACGACGTCTTCGACGGTGTGCGCCCCGAGCCGGGCGGCGCCGAACTCGTCCACCTCCGCCAGGGCGCCGCCCAGCGCGACGGCGGCGAGGCCCTGCCCAAGGTGCAGGCCCAGGAGCCGCTGCAGGGGGAGTGGGTCGGCGACCTGCTGGCGACCGCCGCCGGGAAGGTCCTCGACGAACGGTTCACGCCGACCGCCGGGCAGCACTGCACGCACTGCGCGTTCCGGGCCTCGTGCAGCGCGCGTCAGGAGGGGCGCCACGTGGTGGAGTGA
- a CDS encoding mycoredoxin — protein sequence MLGTVTMYSTTWCGYCRRLKSQMDREGIAYTEINIEQDPESAAFVEKANGGNQTVPTVLFPDGSTLTNPSLAQVKQKIGA from the coding sequence ATGCTGGGCACTGTGACGATGTACAGCACCACGTGGTGCGGCTACTGCCGCCGGCTGAAGAGCCAGATGGACCGCGAGGGCATCGCGTACACCGAGATCAACATCGAGCAGGACCCGGAGTCCGCCGCGTTCGTGGAGAAGGCGAATGGCGGAAACCAGACGGTGCCCACCGTCCTGTTCCCGGACGGCTCCACCCTCACCAACCCGTCGCTGGCTCAGGTGAAGCAGAAGATCGGCGCCTAG
- a CDS encoding class I SAM-dependent methyltransferase: MPDPYWNHNVHHHPAVLAAVPEGCGAALDAGCGDGLLARKLAARAASVTGVDRSPEMIRLARAHAHVPGNVSYLEADYLADGSLPEGAYDFVSAVAVVHHAPFEDAVTRLARLTAPGGRLVIVGLAANRTLLDWLISACGVPAGLLLARRHGGKRGPAGMPMEDVHLSWAQIRRALNRLLPGCRFRRTPLWRYVVVWDRPREGGP, encoded by the coding sequence GTGCCCGATCCCTACTGGAACCACAACGTCCACCACCACCCGGCGGTGCTCGCCGCCGTGCCGGAAGGCTGCGGCGCGGCCCTGGACGCCGGCTGCGGCGACGGGCTGCTCGCCCGCAAGCTGGCGGCACGGGCGGCGTCCGTCACGGGCGTGGACCGGTCCCCGGAGATGATCAGGCTCGCCCGCGCGCACGCGCACGTGCCCGGCAACGTCAGCTACCTGGAGGCGGACTACCTCGCCGACGGCTCCCTGCCCGAGGGCGCGTACGACTTCGTCAGCGCGGTCGCCGTCGTCCACCACGCGCCGTTCGAGGACGCGGTCACCCGTCTCGCCCGGCTCACCGCGCCCGGCGGCCGCCTGGTGATCGTCGGCTTGGCCGCCAACCGGACGCTCCTGGACTGGCTCATCAGCGCGTGCGGCGTGCCCGCCGGCCTGCTGCTCGCCCGCCGGCACGGCGGCAAGCGGGGCCCGGCGGGCATGCCCATGGAAGACGTGCACCTGTCCTGGGCGCAGATCCGGCGGGCCCTGAACCGCCTGCTGCCCGGCTGCCGCTTCCGCCGCACGCCGCTGTGGCGCTACGTCGTCGTATGGGACAGACCACGAGAAGGCGGCCCCTGA
- the nudC gene encoding NAD(+) diphosphatase — protein MTTWTDHNADRPISLTAPSGIDRAAHHRLDEAWLAAAWSHPSTRCFVVSGGQVLIDETADGRTELVMTPSFEAPLTEAHRYFLGIDEDGVSYFALQKDSLPGRMDQSARPAGLREAGLLLSARDVGLMVHAVGLENWQRTHRFCSRCGERTVIAAAGHIRRCPACGAEHYPRTDPAVIMAVTDEDDRILLGRQVHWPEGRFSTLAGFVEPGEAIEQSVRREVHEEVGITVGQVEYVASQPWPFPSSLMLGFLARATTTEIDVDGDEIHEARWFSRDELRAAFESGEVLPPYGISIAARLIELWYGKPLPTRSVA, from the coding sequence GTGACCACCTGGACCGACCACAACGCCGACCGACCCATCTCGCTCACCGCCCCGAGCGGCATCGACCGGGCCGCGCACCACCGGCTCGACGAGGCCTGGCTCGCGGCGGCGTGGAGCCACCCCTCCACGCGCTGCTTCGTGGTCTCCGGCGGCCAGGTCCTCATCGACGAGACGGCGGACGGGCGCACCGAACTCGTCATGACCCCCTCCTTCGAGGCTCCCCTCACCGAGGCGCACCGCTACTTCCTCGGCATAGACGAGGACGGCGTCAGCTACTTCGCCCTCCAGAAGGACTCCCTGCCCGGCCGCATGGACCAGTCCGCACGCCCGGCGGGCCTGCGCGAGGCGGGACTGCTGCTGTCGGCGCGCGACGTGGGCCTGATGGTGCACGCGGTCGGCCTGGAGAACTGGCAGCGCACGCACCGCTTCTGCTCCCGCTGCGGCGAGCGCACGGTCATCGCGGCGGCCGGCCACATCCGCCGCTGCCCGGCCTGCGGCGCCGAGCACTACCCGCGCACGGACCCCGCCGTGATCATGGCCGTGACCGACGAGGACGACCGCATCCTGCTCGGCCGCCAGGTCCACTGGCCCGAAGGACGCTTCTCGACGCTCGCCGGGTTCGTCGAGCCCGGCGAGGCCATCGAGCAGTCGGTGCGCCGCGAGGTCCACGAAGAGGTCGGCATCACCGTCGGCCAGGTCGAGTACGTCGCCAGCCAGCCCTGGCCGTTCCCGTCCAGCCTCATGCTGGGCTTCCTGGCCCGCGCCACCACGACCGAGATCGATGTCGACGGTGACGAGATCCACGAGGCCCGCTGGTTCTCCCGCGACGAACTGCGCGCCGCCTTCGAGTCCGGCGAGGTGCTCCCGCCCTACGGCATCTCGATCGCGGCCCGCCTGATCGAGCTCTGGTACGGCAAGCCGCTCCCGACGAGGAGCGTCGCCTGA